From Pelomonas sp. SE-A7, a single genomic window includes:
- a CDS encoding formate dehydrogenase beta subunit, which yields MSAAVRVFVPRDSAALAVGADEVAAALQAEAARRGLSIEIVRNGSRGLFWLETLVEVATPAGRVAYGPVMPEDVPSLLDAGLLSGGAHPLHQGLTEAIPFLARQERLSFRRMGVTDPLSLADYEALEGWAGLRAALALDGATIVQQVLDSGLRGRGGAAFPTGIKWKTVLAAEASQKYIACNADEGDSGSYADRMVMEGDPYMLIEGMVIAGLAVGATRGYVYIRSEYPQAIAVMNEAIARATAAGFLGENVCGSGRAFTLEVRKGAGSYVCGEETAMLESLEGKRGVVRAKPPLPAIEGLFGKPTVINNVLSFAAVPLVLSRGPAFYRDYGVGRSRGTLPFQLAGNIKQGGLVEKAFGLSLRELLIDFGGGTASGRPIKAVQVGGPLGSYLPESQWDLPLDYEAYAAAGAVLGHGGIVVHDDTADMAKLARYAMEFCAIESCGKCTPCRIGSTRGVEVIDRIRGNQNREQQVTLLRDLCDTMTHGSLCAMGGMTPFPVLSALNHYPQDFGLAESEAAKP from the coding sequence ATGAGCGCTGCCGTCCGTGTCTTCGTGCCGCGGGACTCCGCGGCGCTGGCCGTCGGTGCCGACGAGGTGGCGGCCGCGCTGCAAGCCGAAGCGGCCCGCCGCGGCCTGAGCATCGAAATCGTCCGCAACGGTTCGCGTGGCCTGTTCTGGCTGGAGACCCTAGTCGAAGTGGCAACACCCGCCGGCCGCGTGGCCTATGGCCCTGTCATGCCGGAGGATGTGCCTTCCTTGCTCGACGCCGGCCTGCTGTCAGGCGGCGCCCATCCGCTGCATCAAGGTCTCACCGAAGCGATTCCCTTCCTCGCCCGCCAGGAGCGCCTGAGCTTCCGCCGCATGGGCGTGACGGACCCGCTTTCACTCGCCGACTACGAAGCGCTTGAAGGCTGGGCCGGCTTGCGCGCCGCGCTGGCTCTCGATGGCGCCACCATCGTGCAGCAGGTGCTGGACTCCGGCCTGCGCGGCCGTGGCGGTGCGGCCTTCCCGACCGGCATCAAGTGGAAGACGGTGCTGGCGGCTGAAGCCTCGCAGAAGTACATCGCCTGCAATGCCGACGAAGGCGACTCCGGCAGCTATGCGGACCGCATGGTGATGGAGGGCGACCCCTACATGCTGATCGAGGGCATGGTCATCGCCGGGCTCGCGGTGGGCGCCACACGCGGCTATGTCTACATCCGCTCCGAGTATCCGCAGGCCATCGCCGTGATGAACGAGGCAATTGCGCGCGCCACGGCGGCCGGTTTCCTGGGCGAGAACGTCTGCGGCAGCGGCCGCGCGTTCACGCTTGAAGTGCGCAAGGGCGCCGGCTCCTATGTCTGCGGCGAAGAGACGGCGATGCTGGAGAGCCTGGAAGGCAAGCGCGGCGTGGTTCGCGCCAAGCCGCCGCTGCCGGCCATCGAAGGCCTGTTCGGCAAGCCCACGGTCATCAACAACGTCTTGAGCTTCGCCGCCGTGCCGCTGGTGCTCTCGCGCGGTCCGGCGTTCTATCGCGACTACGGCGTCGGCCGTTCGCGCGGCACCCTGCCCTTCCAGCTGGCCGGCAATATCAAGCAGGGCGGGCTGGTCGAGAAGGCCTTCGGCCTGAGCCTGCGCGAGCTGCTGATCGACTTCGGTGGCGGCACGGCCAGCGGTCGACCGATCAAGGCCGTGCAGGTGGGCGGCCCGCTGGGCAGCTATCTGCCCGAGTCGCAATGGGACCTGCCGCTGGACTACGAGGCCTATGCGGCTGCAGGCGCCGTGCTGGGCCACGGCGGCATCGTCGTGCATGACGACACGGCCGACATGGCCAAGCTGGCCCGCTATGCGATGGAGTTCTGCGCCATCGAGTCCTGCGGCAAGTGCACGCCCTGCCGCATAGGCTCGACCCGCGGCGTCGAGGTCATCGACCGGATCCGCGGCAACCAGAACCGCGAACAGCAGGTGACGCTATTGCGCGATCTCTGCGACACCATGACCCACGGCTCGCTGTGCGCCATGGGTGGCATGACGCCCTTCCCGGTGCTGTCGGCGCTGAACCACTATCCGCAGGACTTCGGGCTGGCCGAGTCAGAAGCCGCCAAGCCTTGA
- the fdhF gene encoding formate dehydrogenase subunit alpha → MLDSVKQTDIDYGTPRRDSAETVKLEIDGFEVAVPKGTSLMRAAINAGIQVPKLCATDSLEPFGSCRLCLVEVEGRKGYPASCTTPAEAGMKVRTQTPKLQELRKGVMELYISDHPLDCLTCSANGDCELQTQAGVVGLRNVRYGVGEQAGAHHCDLPKDESNPYFTFDSSKCIVCNRRVRACEETQGTFALTISGRGFEARVSPGQDQPFMDSECVSCGACVQACPTATLQEKTVVQLGQPEHSVITTCAYCGVGCGFKAEMKGTQVVRMVPWKDGKANEGHSCIKGRFAWGYATHADRITKPMIRASIDDPWQEVSWEAALTHAASEFRRLQAKYGKDSIGGITSSRCTNEETYLVQKLIRAAFGNNNVDTCARVCHSPTGYGLGQTLGTSAGTQTFESVDQADVIVVIGANPTDGHPVFASRMKKRLRQGAKLIVVDPRRIDIVRSPHIQAEHHLQLRPGTNVAVITAMAHVVVTEGLVAESFVAERCDAKSFADWRDFVAKAENSPEALEAASGVPAAELRAAARLYATGGNAAIYYGLGVTEHSQGSTMVMGIANLAMATGNIGREGVGVNPLRGQNNVQGSCDMGSFPHELPGYRHVSDPLVRASFEAAWGVEINPEPGLRIPNMFDAAIAGSFKGLYCQGEDIVQSDPNTQHVSAAMRAMECVVVQDIFLNETAKYAHVFLPGSSFLEKDGTFTNAERRISRVRKVMPPLAGLADWEVTVQLANALGYPMAYQSPQKIMAEIAALTPSFSGVSYDKIERFGSVQWPCNASTAEAGTAIMHVDRFVRGKGRFFITQYLPTEEKVTRKFPLLLTTGRILSQYNVGAQTRRTENNQWHSEDRLEIHPHDAEERGIKMDDWVSIQSRAGETVLRATLTERMQPGVVYTTFHFPESGANVITTENSDWATNCPEYKVTAVQVMPVMQMSSWQQEYSRFSKTQQELLDARALAEVQGK, encoded by the coding sequence ATGCTGGATTCTGTGAAACAAACCGACATCGACTACGGCACGCCGCGCCGCGATTCCGCCGAGACCGTCAAGCTCGAGATCGACGGCTTCGAGGTCGCCGTGCCCAAAGGCACTTCGCTGATGCGCGCCGCGATCAACGCCGGCATCCAGGTGCCCAAGCTCTGCGCCACCGACAGCCTGGAGCCCTTCGGCTCCTGCCGCCTGTGCCTCGTGGAGGTGGAAGGCCGCAAGGGCTACCCCGCCTCCTGCACGACACCGGCCGAAGCCGGCATGAAGGTGCGCACGCAGACGCCGAAGCTGCAGGAACTGCGCAAGGGAGTGATGGAGCTCTACATCTCCGACCATCCGCTGGACTGCCTGACCTGTTCGGCCAATGGAGATTGCGAATTGCAGACGCAGGCCGGCGTGGTCGGCCTGCGCAATGTGCGCTATGGTGTTGGAGAGCAGGCTGGAGCCCACCACTGCGACCTGCCCAAGGACGAATCCAACCCCTATTTCACGTTTGACTCCAGCAAGTGCATCGTCTGCAACCGCCGCGTGCGCGCCTGTGAAGAGACCCAAGGCACCTTCGCCCTGACCATCTCGGGCCGCGGCTTCGAGGCGCGCGTCTCACCGGGCCAGGATCAGCCCTTCATGGATTCGGAATGCGTCAGCTGCGGCGCCTGCGTGCAGGCCTGCCCCACGGCCACCCTGCAGGAAAAGACGGTCGTCCAGCTCGGCCAGCCCGAACACAGCGTCATCACCACCTGCGCCTATTGCGGTGTGGGCTGCGGTTTCAAGGCCGAGATGAAGGGCACGCAGGTCGTGCGCATGGTGCCCTGGAAGGACGGCAAGGCCAACGAGGGTCACAGCTGCATCAAGGGCCGCTTCGCCTGGGGCTATGCCACGCATGCGGACCGCATCACCAAGCCGATGATCCGCGCGTCCATCGACGACCCGTGGCAGGAAGTGAGCTGGGAGGCGGCGCTCACCCATGCGGCCAGCGAGTTCCGCCGGCTGCAGGCCAAGTACGGCAAGGATTCCATCGGCGGCATCACCTCCTCGCGCTGCACCAACGAAGAGACCTACCTGGTGCAGAAGCTGATCCGCGCGGCCTTCGGCAACAACAACGTCGACACCTGCGCCCGCGTCTGCCACTCGCCCACCGGCTATGGCCTGGGCCAGACGCTGGGCACCTCGGCCGGCACGCAGACCTTCGAGTCGGTGGACCAGGCCGACGTGATCGTGGTGATAGGTGCCAACCCGACCGACGGCCATCCGGTCTTCGCCTCGCGGATGAAGAAGCGGCTGCGCCAGGGCGCCAAGCTCATCGTCGTCGACCCGCGCCGCATCGACATCGTGCGCTCGCCCCATATCCAGGCCGAGCACCACCTGCAACTGCGGCCCGGCACCAATGTGGCGGTGATCACGGCGATGGCGCATGTGGTCGTCACCGAAGGCCTGGTGGCGGAGAGCTTCGTGGCCGAGCGCTGCGATGCCAAGTCCTTCGCCGACTGGCGTGATTTCGTCGCCAAGGCGGAGAACTCGCCCGAGGCTCTGGAAGCAGCCTCCGGCGTGCCGGCGGCCGAGCTGCGCGCGGCGGCACGCCTGTACGCCACCGGCGGCAACGCGGCCATCTATTACGGCCTGGGCGTCACCGAGCACAGCCAGGGCTCGACCATGGTGATGGGCATCGCCAACCTCGCCATGGCCACCGGCAACATCGGCCGCGAAGGCGTGGGGGTGAACCCGCTGCGCGGGCAGAACAATGTGCAGGGCAGCTGTGACATGGGCAGCTTCCCGCATGAGCTGCCGGGCTATCGCCATGTGTCCGACCCCCTGGTGCGGGCCAGCTTCGAGGCGGCCTGGGGCGTGGAGATCAATCCCGAGCCGGGCCTGCGCATTCCGAACATGTTCGACGCGGCCATTGCCGGCAGCTTCAAGGGCCTCTATTGCCAGGGCGAGGACATCGTGCAGTCCGACCCCAACACCCAGCATGTCTCGGCCGCGATGCGAGCGATGGAATGCGTGGTGGTGCAGGACATCTTCCTGAACGAGACGGCCAAGTACGCCCATGTCTTCCTGCCCGGTTCCAGCTTCCTGGAGAAGGACGGCACCTTCACCAATGCCGAGCGCCGCATCTCGCGCGTTCGCAAGGTGATGCCGCCGCTGGCCGGCCTGGCGGACTGGGAGGTGACGGTGCAGTTGGCCAACGCGCTGGGCTATCCGATGGCCTACCAGAGCCCGCAGAAGATCATGGCCGAGATCGCCGCCCTGACACCCAGCTTCAGCGGCGTCAGCTACGACAAGATCGAGCGCTTTGGCAGCGTGCAATGGCCTTGCAACGCGAGCACGGCCGAGGCCGGCACGGCCATCATGCATGTGGACCGCTTCGTGCGCGGCAAGGGCCGCTTCTTCATCACCCAGTACCTGCCCACCGAAGAGAAGGTCACGCGCAAGTTCCCGCTCTTGCTCACCACCGGCCGCATCCTCAGCCAGTACAACGTCGGCGCGCAGACCCGCCGCACCGAGAACAACCAGTGGCACAGCGAAGACCGGCTGGAGATCCATCCGCATGACGCCGAGGAGCGCGGTATCAAGATGGATGACTGGGTCAGCATCCAGAGCCGCGCCGGCGAGACCGTGCTGCGCGCCACCCTCACCGAGCGCATGCAGCCGGGCGTGGTCTACACGACCTTCCACTTCCCCGAATCGGGCGCCAACGTGATCACCACCGAGAACTCCGACTGGGCGACCAACTGCCCCGAGTACAAGGTCACGGCGGTGCAAGTGATGCCGGTGATGCAGATGTCCAGCTGGCAGCAGGAGTACAGCCGCTTCAGCAAGACCCAGCAGGAGTTGCTGGACGCGCGGGCCCTGGCCGAAGTGCAGGGCAAGTGA
- the fdhD gene encoding formate dehydrogenase accessory sulfurtransferase FdhD produces MPGDSRDGARSLPVRGMRAGHAFEQQDWVAEEVPVALEFNGISQAVMLATPLDLEDFALGFSLSEGLLQGADQLYSVEEEVSELGITLHCEIAGEAFARLKERRRTMAGRTGCGLCGTESLAQVARDLPPLKAGGAFGRQAIARALGQFRDHQALQQATGAVHAAGWCSADGEVRCLREDVGRHNALDKLIGALARQGVDASQGFIAITSRASFELVQKAASAGVSLLAAVSAPTSFAVTTADRAGMTLVGFAREQDLVVYCHPERLALPAPAENPSHAN; encoded by the coding sequence ATGCCTGGCGATTCCCGCGATGGCGCCCGCTCGCTGCCAGTGCGCGGCATGCGGGCTGGCCACGCCTTCGAGCAGCAGGACTGGGTGGCCGAGGAAGTGCCGGTGGCGCTGGAGTTCAACGGCATCTCTCAGGCGGTGATGCTGGCCACGCCGCTGGACCTGGAAGACTTTGCGCTGGGCTTCTCGCTCAGCGAGGGCCTGCTGCAAGGCGCGGATCAGCTGTACTCGGTCGAGGAAGAAGTCTCCGAGCTGGGCATCACGCTGCATTGCGAAATCGCCGGCGAGGCCTTTGCCCGACTGAAGGAACGCCGCCGCACCATGGCCGGCCGCACCGGCTGCGGTTTGTGCGGCACCGAGAGCCTGGCGCAGGTGGCGCGCGATCTGCCGCCGCTGAAGGCGGGCGGTGCCTTCGGCCGCCAGGCCATTGCCCGCGCCCTCGGCCAGTTCCGAGACCACCAGGCGCTGCAACAAGCCACCGGCGCGGTCCACGCCGCGGGTTGGTGTTCTGCGGACGGCGAAGTGAGATGTCTGCGCGAAGACGTGGGCCGCCACAATGCGCTGGACAAGCTGATCGGCGCCCTCGCCCGCCAAGGCGTCGATGCCTCGCAAGGCTTCATTGCCATCACCAGCCGCGCCAGCTTCGAGTTGGTTCAGAAAGCCGCGTCGGCGGGTGTATCCCTGCTGGCGGCCGTGTCTGCACCGACCTCGTTCGCCGTGACCACCGCCGATCGTGCCGGCATGACCCTGGTCGGCTTCGCCCGCGAGCAGGACCTGGTCGTCTATTGCCATCCCGAGCGCCTGGCCCTGCCGGCGCCTGCCGAGAACCCGTCCCATGCAAATTGA
- a CDS encoding formate dehydrogenase subunit delta: MQIDKLVTMANQIGSFFAAMPDHQEALDGIANHLKKFWDPRMRRELLAHMDATAESGLAPLVLEAIGQHREQLR; the protein is encoded by the coding sequence ATGCAAATTGACAAGCTGGTCACCATGGCCAACCAGATCGGCAGCTTCTTCGCCGCCATGCCCGACCATCAGGAGGCGCTGGACGGCATCGCCAATCACCTCAAGAAGTTCTGGGACCCGCGCATGCGCCGCGAGCTGTTGGCGCACATGGATGCGACGGCGGAATCCGGCCTGGCGCCGCTGGTGCTGGAAGCCATTGGCCAGCACCGGGAACAACTTCGCTGA
- a CDS encoding serine hydrolase: MLRRRELCLVPLLALPSSRAASSSDAFERITPEAAGYDAAKLQALAGFLERSGSESLLLLHQGRVFFEWGDIRRRRLVHSIRKCLLSSLVGRAVARGQIDLQATLEQLGIDDLQPLSPAEKQARLLDLLASRSGVYHPAAAESPAMEAARPARGSAAPGSRYYYNNWDFNLVGALLEKASGRSLYESFLDELARPLGMRDYQGRIGRQRDAELDGYYQLEAEKSRYPAYHFRLSAHDLALYGQLWLQRGRWQGRELVPADWVTRSTQPISLLEPEWGHAYGLLWDVLVPEAGSVHPPSFFHTGVDVHMLGVYPQHGLVLVHRVDTESEAGSRFQPLDLVRVIRQVHGARRPADARA; the protein is encoded by the coding sequence ATGCTGCGGCGGCGCGAGCTCTGTCTGGTGCCGCTGCTGGCTCTGCCCTCAAGCCGGGCCGCTTCGAGCAGCGATGCCTTCGAGCGCATCACGCCAGAGGCCGCGGGCTACGACGCCGCCAAGCTGCAAGCGCTGGCCGGGTTTCTCGAGCGGTCGGGCTCCGAGTCCTTGCTGCTGCTGCACCAGGGCCGGGTGTTCTTCGAATGGGGCGACATCCGCCGGCGTCGCCTGGTGCATTCCATCCGCAAATGCCTGCTCAGCAGCCTGGTCGGCCGTGCCGTGGCGCGTGGCCAGATCGACCTGCAGGCGACGCTGGAACAACTCGGCATCGATGATCTGCAGCCGCTGAGCCCTGCGGAGAAGCAGGCGCGGCTGCTGGACCTGCTGGCCTCGCGCTCCGGTGTCTACCATCCGGCGGCTGCCGAGTCCCCGGCCATGGAGGCGGCCCGGCCCGCCCGCGGTTCGGCCGCGCCGGGCAGCCGCTACTACTACAACAACTGGGACTTCAACCTGGTCGGCGCCCTGCTTGAAAAGGCGAGCGGGCGCAGCCTCTACGAGTCCTTCCTCGACGAACTGGCGCGGCCGCTGGGCATGCGGGACTACCAGGGCCGCATCGGCCGGCAGCGCGATGCCGAGCTCGATGGCTACTACCAGCTGGAGGCCGAGAAGTCGCGCTACCCGGCCTACCACTTCCGCCTCTCGGCTCATGACCTGGCGCTGTACGGCCAGCTGTGGCTGCAGCGCGGCCGCTGGCAGGGCCGCGAACTGGTGCCGGCCGACTGGGTGACCCGCAGCACCCAGCCGATCTCGCTGCTGGAGCCCGAATGGGGCCATGCCTACGGCCTCCTGTGGGACGTGCTGGTGCCCGAGGCCGGCAGCGTCCATCCGCCTTCGTTCTTCCATACCGGCGTCGATGTCCACATGCTGGGCGTGTATCCGCAGCATGGCCTGGTGCTGGTGCACCGGGTCGACACCGAGTCCGAGGCGGGCTCGCGCTTCCAGCCGCTGGACCTGGTGCGGGTGATCCGCCAGGTTCATGGAGCGCGCCGGCCGGCCGACGCTCGGGCCTGA
- a CDS encoding NAD-dependent epimerase/dehydratase family protein has product MQAHELKRRQILAGTVAAAAASTVGLPGLVQAAPKPLNILILGGTGFTGPHQVRYALSRGHKVTLFNRGRRPKEWPAAVEELTGDRDINDYASLKGRQWDVCIDNPTSVPFWVRDAAAVLKGNVKHYIFISTVSVYESNGKAGEDEGGKRAVYTGPDAMAETMANLRKDMRLYGPLKALSEDEAHKQFAGMTTVIRPGLIVGPGDETDRFSYWPLRLQRGGKTLVPPLQDPVKFIDGRDLAEWAIRMAEQRTLGDFNAFGPAEEMSMGAMLKGINEALGNKAQFIEASEKFLEENKVGAWMDLPVWVPGGGDTAGFHRRSNAKAVKAGLTFRPVGQSASDFLAWWATLDEKRRTGPLRAGLKPEREAELLAKLGA; this is encoded by the coding sequence ATGCAGGCACATGAACTCAAGCGCCGCCAGATACTGGCCGGCACCGTCGCAGCCGCAGCCGCTTCGACGGTGGGCCTGCCCGGCCTCGTGCAGGCCGCGCCGAAGCCGCTCAACATCCTGATACTCGGCGGCACCGGCTTCACCGGTCCGCACCAGGTGCGCTATGCGCTGTCGCGCGGGCACAAGGTCACGCTGTTCAACCGCGGCCGCCGTCCCAAGGAATGGCCGGCGGCGGTGGAAGAGCTGACCGGCGACCGCGACATCAACGACTACGCCTCGCTGAAGGGGCGGCAGTGGGATGTCTGCATAGACAACCCGACCAGCGTGCCGTTCTGGGTGCGCGACGCCGCGGCGGTGCTCAAGGGCAACGTCAAGCACTACATCTTCATCTCCACGGTCTCGGTCTACGAGAGCAACGGCAAGGCCGGGGAAGACGAGGGCGGCAAGCGCGCCGTCTACACCGGACCCGACGCCATGGCCGAAACCATGGCCAATCTGCGCAAGGACATGCGACTGTACGGACCGCTGAAGGCCCTCAGCGAGGACGAGGCGCACAAGCAGTTCGCCGGCATGACCACGGTCATCCGCCCCGGCCTGATCGTCGGCCCCGGCGACGAGACCGACCGCTTCAGCTACTGGCCGCTGCGCCTGCAGCGCGGTGGCAAGACCCTGGTGCCGCCGCTGCAGGATCCGGTCAAGTTCATCGACGGCCGCGACCTCGCCGAATGGGCGATCCGCATGGCCGAGCAGCGGACCTTGGGCGACTTCAACGCCTTCGGCCCGGCCGAAGAGATGAGCATGGGCGCCATGCTCAAGGGCATCAACGAGGCGCTGGGCAACAAGGCCCAGTTCATCGAGGCCTCGGAGAAGTTCCTGGAGGAGAACAAGGTCGGGGCCTGGATGGACCTGCCGGTCTGGGTGCCGGGCGGCGGCGATACCGCCGGCTTCCACCGGCGCAGCAATGCCAAGGCGGTCAAGGCAGGGCTCACGTTCCGCCCGGTCGGGCAGTCGGCCAGCGACTTCCTGGCCTGGTGGGCGACGCTGGACGAGAAGCGCCGCACCGGCCCGCTGCGCGCCGGTTTGAAGCCCGAGCGCGAAGCGGAGCTGCTGGCCAAGCTCGGGGCCTGA
- a CDS encoding oligopeptide transporter, OPT family, whose amino-acid sequence MPDDRASELTVRGLLLGIVITLIFTAANVYFGLKAGLTFATSIPAAVISMALLRKFSHTTIGENNIVQTVASSAGAISSVIFVLPGLIMVGWWNGFPYWTTTLICALGGVLGVMYSIPLRRALVTDSDLPYPEGVACAEVLKVGFQEADAGQAQEENRKGLMAIVAGAAVSAGFALVIATQVFAGEVQRFFRVGEGGRGGATGYTFALSFALLAVGHLVGLWVGIASLLGAAIAWVVAVPYMSGLHDIATNGAITDAAALAKTVWSKQVRFIGAGAIGVAAIWTLIKLVKPVASGLRSAMAASRKRKAGQGASLPRTEQDIPIGWVAGITALCMLPIGFILAQFAQGAGLGEHIGLLVIGGVAYVALMSFFVSAVCGYMAGLVGSSNSPLSGVGILVVIGIALLLVTAVKPLVPAALHPALVAFSLFVTAVVIAVAVIANDNMQDLKTGQLVDATPWRQQVALVIGVVAGAVVIPPVLDLLNQAYGFTGAPGADPAKALAAPQAALISALARGVIQGDLNWNLIGIGALIGVVMIVIDAFLRKNVKGASMPPLAVGLGIYLPTATTLMISIGAIVGHLYERRAERQAKPEFSKQLGVLLASGMIVGEGLLGVIIAALVVFSGKDFPLGLVSGEFAEHYGVWLGGVGFAAVTFVVYRWILKQGEASKG is encoded by the coding sequence ATGCCCGATGACCGCGCCAGCGAACTGACCGTACGCGGCCTGCTCCTGGGCATCGTCATCACCCTGATCTTCACCGCTGCCAACGTCTACTTCGGTCTCAAGGCCGGCCTGACCTTCGCGACCTCGATCCCCGCCGCCGTCATCTCGATGGCCCTGCTGCGCAAGTTCTCGCACACGACGATCGGCGAGAACAACATCGTGCAGACCGTGGCCTCGTCGGCCGGCGCGATCTCCTCGGTGATCTTCGTGCTGCCCGGCCTGATCATGGTCGGCTGGTGGAACGGTTTCCCCTACTGGACCACGACCCTGATCTGCGCCCTGGGCGGCGTGCTGGGCGTGATGTATTCGATTCCGCTGCGCCGTGCCCTGGTGACCGATTCGGACCTGCCCTATCCGGAAGGCGTGGCCTGCGCCGAGGTGCTCAAGGTCGGCTTCCAGGAAGCCGATGCCGGCCAGGCGCAGGAAGAGAACCGCAAGGGTCTGATGGCCATCGTGGCCGGCGCCGCGGTCTCGGCCGGCTTCGCCCTGGTGATCGCCACCCAGGTCTTTGCCGGCGAGGTCCAGCGCTTCTTCCGTGTCGGTGAAGGCGGCCGTGGCGGCGCCACCGGCTACACCTTCGCCCTGTCCTTCGCCCTGCTGGCGGTCGGCCACCTGGTGGGCCTGTGGGTCGGCATCGCCTCGCTGCTGGGCGCCGCCATCGCCTGGGTCGTGGCCGTGCCCTACATGAGCGGCCTGCACGACATCGCCACCAACGGCGCCATCACCGACGCGGCCGCCCTGGCCAAGACCGTGTGGAGCAAGCAGGTTCGCTTCATAGGCGCCGGCGCCATCGGCGTCGCCGCCATCTGGACCCTGATCAAGCTGGTCAAGCCGGTGGCCTCCGGCCTGCGTTCGGCCATGGCTGCCTCGCGCAAGCGCAAGGCCGGCCAGGGCGCCAGCCTGCCGCGCACCGAGCAGGACATTCCCATCGGCTGGGTGGCCGGCATCACGGCCCTTTGCATGCTGCCGATCGGCTTCATCCTGGCCCAGTTCGCCCAAGGCGCGGGCCTGGGTGAGCACATCGGTCTGCTGGTCATTGGCGGTGTCGCCTACGTGGCGCTGATGAGCTTCTTCGTGTCGGCGGTCTGCGGCTACATGGCGGGCCTGGTGGGATCGTCGAACAGCCCGCTGTCCGGCGTCGGTATCCTGGTCGTCATCGGCATCGCCCTGCTGCTGGTCACCGCGGTCAAGCCGCTGGTGCCGGCCGCGCTGCATCCGGCGCTGGTGGCCTTCTCGCTGTTCGTCACCGCCGTGGTGATCGCCGTGGCCGTGATCGCCAACGACAACATGCAGGACCTGAAGACCGGCCAGCTGGTGGACGCCACGCCGTGGCGCCAGCAGGTGGCCCTGGTGATCGGCGTGGTGGCCGGCGCGGTGGTGATCCCGCCGGTGCTGGACCTGCTGAACCAGGCCTACGGCTTCACCGGTGCGCCCGGTGCCGACCCGGCCAAGGCCCTGGCCGCTCCGCAGGCCGCGCTCATTTCTGCGCTGGCCCGCGGAGTGATCCAGGGCGACCTGAACTGGAACCTGATCGGCATTGGCGCCCTGATCGGCGTGGTGATGATCGTGATCGACGCCTTCCTGCGCAAGAACGTCAAGGGCGCCAGCATGCCGCCGCTGGCCGTGGGCCTGGGCATCTACCTGCCCACCGCGACCACGCTGATGATCAGCATCGGCGCCATCGTGGGCCACCTCTACGAGCGCCGCGCCGAGCGCCAGGCCAAGCCCGAGTTCAGCAAGCAGCTGGGCGTGCTGCTGGCCTCCGGCATGATCGTCGGCGAAGGCCTCTTGGGCGTGATCATCGCGGCCCTGGTGGTGTTCTCCGGCAAGGACTTCCCGCTGGGTCTGGTCAGCGGCGAGTTCGCCGAGCACTACGGCGTCTGGCTGGGCGGCGTGGGCTTCGCGGCCGTGACCTTCGTGGTCTACCGCTGGATCCTGAAGCAGGGCGAGGCCAGCAAGGGCTGA